Proteins from one Leptonema illini DSM 21528 genomic window:
- a CDS encoding HipA N-terminal domain-containing protein, translated as MSRSLDVYYREKYAGTLEELSARRRYRFSYRADYSGPPVSLTMPTDRSVYEYDHFPPFFDGLLPEGVLLEALLRTKKIDRDDWMSQLAAVGSDLVGAVSVREREKP; from the coding sequence ATGAGTCGTAGTCTGGATGTCTATTATCGCGAGAAGTATGCCGGCACGCTTGAAGAGCTTTCTGCAAGACGCCGCTACAGGTTCTCTTACAGAGCGGATTATTCCGGTCCGCCCGTATCGTTAACCATGCCGACGGACCGTAGCGTCTATGAGTATGATCATTTTCCGCCTTTTTTTGACGGGCTCTTACCTGAAGGCGTTTTACTCGAAGCGCTTCTTCGCACAAAGAAGATCGATCGTGACGACTGGATGTCGCAGCTCGCCGCAGTCGGATCAGATCTGGTTGGAGCGGTATCCGTGCGTGAGCGGGAGAAGCCATGA
- a CDS encoding helix-turn-helix domain-containing protein, translated as MINLLEKPELLGAFIAEHRRQAGLSRVELALRADVGKTILYDLEHGRTSVRLDLLMRILTVLGMQLHLSGPFVRGIDRLAEGDDES; from the coding sequence ATGATCAACCTTCTCGAAAAGCCAGAGCTTCTTGGAGCGTTCATTGCCGAACATCGTCGCCAGGCCGGACTTTCCCGCGTGGAGCTGGCACTGCGTGCGGACGTCGGCAAGACGATCCTCTACGATCTGGAGCATGGACGCACAAGCGTTCGCCTTGATCTTCTGATGCGCATTCTTACCGTTCTGGGTATGCAGCTTCATCTTTCTGGTCCGTTTGTCCGGGGCATCGATCGTCTCGCCGAGGGTGACGATGAGTCGTAG
- a CDS encoding DUF1801 domain-containing protein, producing MKPKASDTSLMVSEYIDGLEPDRKEKIERLVSLFKKHLPKGFALDFQYRMIAFVVPQTLYPRGYHVDPKLPLPFINIASQKSHIAVYHMGLYASPDLLRWFTDELNKRNLTVDMGKSCLRFKAKQELPYDLLAELATRMTPAEWIQIYEQARK from the coding sequence ATGAAACCGAAGGCATCTGACACATCGCTTATGGTATCCGAATACATAGACGGTCTCGAGCCCGACCGAAAAGAGAAGATCGAGCGGCTTGTCTCCCTTTTCAAGAAGCATTTGCCGAAGGGCTTTGCGCTCGATTTTCAATATCGCATGATCGCCTTTGTCGTGCCGCAAACGCTGTATCCGAGAGGGTATCATGTGGACCCGAAGCTGCCGTTGCCTTTTATAAACATCGCCTCTCAGAAAAGCCATATCGCCGTCTATCACATGGGCCTGTATGCTTCGCCTGATCTATTGCGCTGGTTCACGGACGAACTGAATAAGCGCAATCTCACCGTAGACATGGGCAAGAGCTGCCTGCGCTTTAAGGCGAAGCAGGAGTTGCCCTACGATCTGCTTGCAGAGCTGGCGACGAGGATGACGCCCGCTGAGTGGATTCAGATCTATGAACAGGCAAGGAAGTGA
- a CDS encoding YdeI/OmpD-associated family protein, with amino-acid sequence MSSPLPIQAFKDRDELRRWLERNASTSAGQRVRLYKKGSQTPSISFHDLLEEGLCFGWSESKRQAYDESSYLQFFTPRKTKGTTSTRNRELAERLIREGKMTESGSKALDWK; translated from the coding sequence ATGTCATCCCCACTTCCCATACAGGCCTTCAAAGATCGAGACGAGCTGCGACGCTGGTTGGAGCGGAATGCCTCCACCTCAGCGGGCCAGCGTGTACGCCTTTACAAGAAAGGATCGCAGACGCCTTCGATCAGCTTTCACGATCTGCTTGAAGAAGGCCTCTGCTTTGGCTGGAGCGAGAGCAAGCGCCAGGCGTATGATGAGTCCTCCTATCTACAGTTCTTCACACCGAGAAAGACGAAGGGGACCACTTCGACAAGAAACCGCGAACTGGCGGAGCGTTTAATAAGAGAAGGAAAGATGACTGAGTCCGGCTCAAAAGCGCTTGATTGGAAGTGA
- a CDS encoding chloride channel protein → MKHIKRNRFKRYLDILDQPVRFNPFVFSRTFLLWAFLGLTGGSIAGLYWIGLEYLTHALSSFGGWYVIPVMALCGLLAGLIIHFIGDPGEIHLIVNNIRFNHGRLDPKNNPSMILSSLLCVASGGSLGPEAPLVQVTGSTGTYLGKLFKLKGEELRTLTIAGMAAGFTALFGAPLGGSLFASEILHHKHAVAYYEAIIPALVASCFSYLVFAVIVHLGLGPIWHLATYQYSGIFDFAYAALFAVVGAAAGWAFIYCAKFMKSAFEWRTLPIYVKTFVGGVILGVISFYLPITRYFGHHQINDLLTGNLSLSFLFAILAFKIIAIAVTVSSGWRGGFIIPLFFVGATLGLILHQLLPAINLTLAIVSCMAAVNACVTRTPMSTTILLATLTGFGHFVPILFASLTGYFLAPKIPFIRSQMGDSPSHPA, encoded by the coding sequence ATGAAACACATAAAGAGAAATCGATTCAAACGCTATCTTGACATCCTCGATCAGCCCGTTCGCTTTAATCCCTTTGTTTTCAGCCGCACCTTTCTTCTCTGGGCCTTTCTTGGGTTAACAGGAGGCAGTATCGCTGGCCTTTACTGGATCGGTCTCGAATACCTGACGCATGCGCTGTCGAGCTTTGGCGGATGGTATGTAATCCCCGTGATGGCCCTGTGTGGACTGCTTGCCGGACTGATCATCCATTTCATCGGCGATCCGGGTGAGATTCATCTTATCGTGAACAACATCCGCTTCAATCATGGCCGGCTTGATCCTAAGAATAACCCCTCGATGATCCTGTCGTCACTTCTCTGCGTCGCCTCGGGCGGCAGCCTTGGTCCCGAAGCGCCGCTTGTGCAGGTGACGGGCTCGACGGGAACCTATCTTGGGAAGCTGTTCAAGCTGAAGGGAGAAGAGCTGCGAACGTTAACCATCGCCGGTATGGCAGCGGGCTTCACGGCGCTTTTCGGGGCTCCACTTGGAGGCAGCCTGTTTGCATCTGAGATCCTGCATCACAAGCATGCCGTCGCCTATTACGAGGCGATCATCCCCGCCCTTGTGGCAAGTTGCTTCAGCTATCTTGTCTTCGCCGTCATCGTGCATCTGGGGCTCGGGCCGATCTGGCATCTGGCGACCTATCAGTATTCGGGTATCTTCGATTTCGCCTATGCCGCTCTTTTTGCCGTTGTCGGAGCAGCTGCAGGATGGGCCTTCATTTACTGCGCTAAATTCATGAAATCGGCCTTTGAATGGCGGACGCTGCCCATCTATGTGAAAACGTTTGTCGGTGGCGTTATACTCGGCGTGATTTCGTTCTATCTGCCGATTACGCGATACTTCGGCCATCACCAGATCAACGATCTTCTCACGGGTAACCTGTCGCTCTCGTTTCTGTTTGCCATTCTTGCCTTTAAGATCATCGCCATTGCCGTGACCGTTTCTTCGGGATGGCGAGGCGGATTCATTATTCCGCTCTTCTTTGTCGGGGCGACGCTTGGATTGATCCTGCATCAGCTGCTTCCGGCGATCAACCTGACGCTGGCCATCGTCAGCTGCATGGCTGCCGTCAACGCATGCGTGACGCGCACGCCGATGAGCACGACCATCTTGCTTGCGACGCTGACGGGATTCGGCCATTTTGTTCCGATCCTCTTTGCCAGCCTGACCGGATACTTTCTCGCTCCGAAGATTCCCTTTATTCGATCGCAGATGGGGGATTCCCCCTCCCATCCCGCTTGA
- a CDS encoding peptidase U32 family protein codes for MELLAPAGNMEKMRVALHYGADAVYLGLADFSLRSMSRGFSEDEVFEAIKLARSLGRKAFITLNILPHNRDLEALREHLQRLAPHRPDGVIVSDPGVFEMAAELLPDSDLHISTQANITNAASAKFWKRMGAARIVLAREVSIEEIKQIRDAVDIEIEAFVHGSICMAYSGRCYISSFMTNRSANDGECANSCRWNYTLLEKKSGEGEMTAPVQRDEEEPTYFLREEKRPDEYMPVFENDRGTYLMSAKDLCMIEHIPELLEAGVTSFKIEGRGKGVNYAAGVVKVYREALDAAARGDRTVDPRWIEELGMFSSRGYTTGMFFGPHPDKDYHHDEARIDRKTHDFGGIVRERSAEQILLAPRTVLRPGEQIQFLSKGIETDLFTITAVLDEEGNTVAATKNEAMARLQFDRPIPDVVRPMDIIRRPCMTTAAN; via the coding sequence ATGGAACTGCTTGCCCCTGCCGGAAACATGGAAAAGATGCGCGTCGCTCTGCATTACGGAGCGGATGCCGTCTACCTGGGGCTGGCCGATTTCTCGCTGCGCTCGATGAGTCGCGGCTTCTCAGAGGATGAGGTATTCGAGGCGATCAAGCTGGCGCGCTCGCTCGGTCGTAAGGCCTTCATCACTCTAAACATCCTGCCGCATAACCGCGACCTTGAGGCGCTGCGCGAACATCTGCAGCGCCTTGCACCGCATCGGCCCGATGGCGTCATCGTCTCTGATCCCGGCGTCTTCGAGATGGCCGCCGAGCTGCTGCCCGACTCTGATCTGCATATCAGCACGCAGGCGAATATCACAAACGCCGCCTCGGCGAAGTTCTGGAAACGCATGGGAGCGGCGCGCATCGTTCTTGCGCGAGAGGTGAGCATCGAAGAGATCAAGCAGATCCGCGACGCCGTCGATATCGAGATCGAGGCCTTTGTGCACGGCTCGATCTGCATGGCCTATTCGGGGCGATGCTATATATCGAGCTTCATGACAAATCGCTCGGCTAACGACGGCGAATGCGCGAACTCCTGCCGCTGGAATTATACTCTGCTTGAGAAGAAGTCCGGCGAGGGCGAAATGACTGCCCCCGTACAGAGAGATGAAGAAGAACCGACCTACTTTCTTCGCGAAGAGAAGCGCCCCGACGAGTACATGCCCGTCTTCGAGAACGATCGCGGCACGTATCTGATGAGCGCAAAAGATCTCTGCATGATCGAGCATATTCCCGAGCTGCTTGAGGCCGGCGTGACTTCTTTCAAGATAGAAGGACGCGGCAAGGGCGTGAACTATGCCGCCGGCGTCGTCAAAGTCTATCGCGAGGCGCTTGATGCGGCCGCCCGCGGCGATCGTACCGTTGATCCGCGCTGGATCGAAGAGCTGGGAATGTTTTCAAGCCGGGGTTATACGACGGGTATGTTCTTCGGCCCGCACCCCGATAAAGACTATCATCACGACGAGGCTCGCATCGACCGCAAGACGCACGACTTCGGCGGCATCGTTCGCGAGCGCAGTGCCGAACAGATCCTGCTTGCTCCGCGCACGGTGCTGCGCCCGGGCGAGCAGATCCAGTTCTTGAGCAAGGGCATCGAGACCGATCTTTTTACGATCACCGCTGTCTTAGATGAAGAAGGCAACACCGTGGCGGCGACAAAGAACGAGGCGATGGCCCGGCTGCAATTCGATCGCCCCATCCCCGATGTCGTCCGACCGATGGATATCATCCGCCGCCCCTGCATGACGACGGCTGCGAATTGA
- a CDS encoding NAD(P)-dependent alcohol dehydrogenase — protein MEINAQAALAKGASLTPFRYTSADPAPHEVEIEITHCGICRSDLHLIDNDWGVSKYPLVPGHEIIGHITKAGTDVSLKPGTRVGVGWQRSSCLECEECVSGRENLCIKHEATCNKHFGGFAERIVVDSRFAFPVPDALSSENAAPLLCAGVTVYTPMRHFAVKPGQRVGVIGIGGLGHLALQFARAMGCEVTAFSSSPDKEAEAKSFGAHHFVQMTKQNLRSLRRSQDFILNTAMVEMDWHAVIQTLRSDGRLCFVGVPDKPLSLPVHLILDGRRSISGSNIGGRNDMLEMLHFAALNGIKAQTEVMPLASVNEAVQKVRDNRARYRMVLAMQ, from the coding sequence ATGGAAATCAACGCACAGGCCGCCCTTGCTAAAGGCGCTTCTCTTACACCGTTTCGTTATACATCGGCCGATCCGGCTCCGCATGAGGTGGAGATCGAGATCACGCACTGCGGAATCTGCCGCAGCGATCTACATCTGATCGACAACGACTGGGGCGTGAGTAAGTATCCGCTTGTGCCCGGGCATGAGATTATCGGGCATATTACGAAGGCGGGCACCGACGTTTCGCTGAAGCCAGGTACGCGCGTCGGCGTCGGCTGGCAGCGCTCGTCTTGCCTTGAATGCGAAGAATGCGTTTCAGGCCGCGAGAATCTGTGCATCAAACACGAGGCTACCTGCAACAAACACTTCGGCGGCTTTGCCGAACGTATCGTCGTTGACTCACGCTTTGCCTTTCCCGTGCCCGACGCTCTCAGTTCCGAGAATGCCGCTCCTCTGCTCTGCGCCGGCGTCACCGTTTACACGCCCATGCGTCACTTTGCCGTGAAGCCCGGTCAGCGCGTAGGCGTTATCGGCATCGGCGGGCTCGGCCATCTGGCGCTTCAGTTTGCGCGAGCAATGGGATGCGAGGTCACCGCCTTCTCTTCAAGCCCTGATAAAGAGGCCGAGGCGAAATCGTTCGGAGCGCATCACTTCGTGCAGATGACGAAGCAGAATCTGCGCTCGCTGCGTCGTTCCCAGGATTTCATTCTGAATACGGCGATGGTGGAGATGGACTGGCATGCCGTTATCCAGACGCTGCGCAGCGACGGACGCCTCTGCTTTGTCGGAGTGCCCGATAAGCCGCTGAGCCTGCCCGTGCATCTGATCCTCGACGGACGACGCAGCATCAGCGGCAGCAATATCGGCGGACGCAACGACATGCTTGAAATGCTTCACTTCGCCGCTCTGAACGGCATCAAGGCGCAGACCGAGGTGATGCCGCTTGCCTCGGTCAACGAAGCGGTGCAGAAGGTGCGCGACAACAGAGCTCGCTACCGTATGGTTTTAGCGATGCAATAA
- a CDS encoding M16 family metallopeptidase encodes MRSAFPNLTGRLALAALLLLLPATILPEKKMTPTFQTLLDRSRRFTLPNGLRVVFLQRGDAPVAALYLKIRAGGSDESPEDTGIAHMLEHMLFKGTKIQGTLDYEAEARYLEIIDRWAMKYDRSRRELEAAQADRAAPEKIEELTRRVEKWRNRMDLIQSDVAKFRVPDEDSLLYSLNGERGYNAYTNRDLTSYLVELPSNRIEVWARIESDRFKNPVLREFYTERDVVSEERRMRVENVGSSLLMEKFLEEVYGDHPYGPSLIGPMEKILYFNRPQAARFYQEHYGPDNAVIAVVGRFDEAEVKGLIEKYFGDWQPRKKHGSEKPGSKHDTIPEAKPQLRRVDVDVRHPGSPAMFMAWFKPPFPHTDDLKLEVLARILAGSEETRLYRRLVLKDKIAAAVNIYSGFPGERYTNMFFLSAVPVLPPQAMSDEAAVAQGYDRIEMAVFEEIERIVREGVTDEEVSRVKKGIATELVQGFQSNGNLADSLTYYETITGDYRDTFLNYDKLNTITAADVKAVAAQYLKRDIRMMGRLLPPPAQNNEAPANGEKEAR; translated from the coding sequence ATGCGTTCTGCATTCCCCAATCTCACCGGCCGACTTGCACTGGCAGCGCTGCTGCTTCTGCTTCCGGCCACCATCCTTCCGGAGAAGAAGATGACCCCTACCTTTCAAACTCTGCTTGATCGATCCCGACGCTTCACGCTGCCCAACGGACTGCGCGTCGTCTTCTTGCAGAGAGGGGATGCTCCGGTGGCCGCTCTCTATCTGAAGATTCGCGCAGGCGGATCAGACGAATCGCCCGAAGATACGGGCATCGCCCACATGCTCGAACATATGCTTTTCAAGGGCACGAAGATCCAGGGCACGCTCGACTATGAGGCCGAGGCTCGATACCTTGAGATCATCGATCGCTGGGCCATGAAGTACGATCGCAGCCGGCGCGAGCTTGAGGCGGCACAGGCAGACCGTGCGGCTCCTGAGAAGATCGAAGAGCTGACCCGACGCGTCGAGAAATGGCGCAACCGCATGGATCTGATCCAGTCCGATGTGGCGAAGTTCCGCGTGCCCGACGAAGACTCCCTGCTCTATTCTCTGAACGGCGAGCGCGGGTATAACGCCTACACCAACCGCGATCTTACAAGTTATCTTGTCGAGCTGCCTTCGAATCGTATCGAGGTCTGGGCGCGCATCGAATCCGACCGCTTTAAGAATCCCGTTCTACGCGAGTTCTACACGGAGCGCGACGTCGTCTCTGAAGAGAGACGCATGCGCGTCGAAAACGTCGGATCTTCTCTTTTAATGGAGAAGTTTCTCGAAGAGGTCTACGGCGATCATCCGTATGGCCCGTCTCTCATCGGACCTATGGAGAAGATCCTTTATTTTAACCGTCCGCAGGCCGCACGCTTCTATCAGGAGCATTACGGTCCGGATAACGCCGTCATCGCCGTCGTAGGCCGCTTCGACGAGGCGGAGGTTAAAGGCCTGATCGAGAAGTACTTCGGCGACTGGCAGCCGCGAAAAAAACACGGCTCAGAAAAACCCGGGAGCAAGCACGATACGATTCCCGAAGCAAAGCCGCAGCTGCGCAGGGTCGATGTCGATGTGCGTCATCCCGGTTCGCCTGCGATGTTTATGGCGTGGTTCAAGCCGCCTTTTCCGCATACCGACGATTTGAAGCTCGAGGTGCTGGCCCGCATCCTCGCCGGCAGCGAAGAGACCCGTCTCTACCGACGCCTTGTTCTTAAAGATAAAATCGCCGCCGCCGTGAATATCTACTCTGGATTTCCGGGCGAGCGTTATACAAACATGTTCTTTCTTTCGGCCGTTCCCGTTCTGCCTCCGCAGGCGATGAGCGATGAAGCGGCCGTCGCGCAGGGCTATGATCGCATCGAGATGGCCGTCTTCGAAGAGATCGAACGCATCGTCCGCGAAGGCGTCACCGACGAAGAGGTTTCGCGAGTTAAGAAAGGTATCGCTACCGAGCTTGTGCAGGGATTTCAATCCAACGGAAATCTGGCCGATTCTCTCACTTACTACGAGACGATTACGGGCGATTACCGCGATACATTCCTGAATTACGATAAGCTGAACACGATTACAGCGGCTGACGTGAAGGCGGTCGCCGCGCAGTATCTGAAGCGCGACATCCGCATGATGGGTCGCCTGCTTCCGCCTCCTGCGCAAAACAATGAAGCGCCCGCCAACGGCGAGAAGGAGGCACGCTGA
- a CDS encoding M16 family metallopeptidase, whose product MRRHFKQKLLPKSARGFRQMLLLFLITGAFMTNSAGAQTLDLLQRDGNVLEGMKIKPLSYTNPAVKTVQIDAQARLYMLADDTLPLINLRLVFEGGTSSEEKAFGVTSALASYMKLGGAGDRSGEEIADALATLGASLEIGASEDTFIVQLSALKGDFPAAMQILEDVLLRPRFDEAILPVIQSSMRTAIQRRNDRPETIAQRKLREVFFLPDRRGHSLQLADVDAIDVAAVRQAHATLFARRNLHVALNGDYPAEMADAISKLVKAMPAVTKPYVVYDREPATKGVEKLRGKILLVKKDVSQAVVTIGTFIPAHNDADFYSLQAGNYILGGGSFVSRLMQEVRAKRGLAYYSYSRNDFDARFGRFVAASGTRADRTAETLSVMLEVIGGMDRVSNDELKLATDSIVNSLVFEYDNPGRLLAQEIRFRMHRLPENYLGKFQDHMNRVTTADVKRVFAKHVDPSQMWIVVVGPESLKADLEKIRPVVVIDPEESPLK is encoded by the coding sequence ATGCGACGCCACTTCAAACAGAAGCTTCTCCCGAAATCCGCTCGCGGCTTCAGGCAGATGCTCTTACTATTCTTGATTACCGGAGCTTTCATGACGAACAGTGCAGGAGCGCAGACGCTGGATCTGCTGCAAAGAGATGGAAACGTGCTTGAAGGCATGAAGATCAAGCCGCTATCGTATACGAATCCGGCCGTGAAAACGGTGCAGATCGACGCACAGGCACGGCTCTATATGCTTGCCGACGATACGCTGCCGCTGATCAATCTGCGGCTTGTGTTCGAAGGCGGCACGTCATCCGAAGAGAAGGCGTTCGGAGTCACCTCGGCCCTTGCCTCGTATATGAAGCTGGGCGGAGCCGGGGATCGCTCGGGCGAAGAGATAGCCGACGCCCTTGCCACGCTTGGCGCCTCGCTTGAGATCGGCGCCTCTGAAGATACCTTTATCGTGCAGTTAAGCGCCCTGAAAGGCGACTTCCCCGCGGCGATGCAGATTCTCGAAGACGTGCTGCTGCGTCCTCGCTTCGACGAGGCCATCCTTCCCGTTATTCAGAGCTCGATGCGCACGGCCATTCAGCGACGCAACGACCGCCCCGAAACGATCGCCCAGCGCAAGCTGCGCGAGGTCTTTTTTCTTCCCGATCGTCGCGGTCATTCGCTTCAACTGGCCGACGTCGACGCCATCGACGTAGCGGCCGTTCGCCAGGCTCATGCTACGCTGTTCGCACGACGCAACCTGCATGTCGCTCTGAACGGGGATTATCCGGCAGAGATGGCCGATGCGATCTCGAAGCTTGTAAAGGCGATGCCGGCCGTCACGAAGCCTTACGTCGTCTATGATCGCGAACCGGCGACAAAAGGAGTCGAGAAACTCCGTGGAAAGATCCTGCTTGTGAAGAAGGACGTCTCGCAGGCCGTCGTCACGATCGGAACCTTTATTCCCGCTCACAACGACGCCGATTTTTATTCTCTTCAGGCGGGTAACTATATCCTGGGCGGCGGTTCGTTCGTTTCGCGATTAATGCAGGAGGTGCGCGCCAAACGCGGACTTGCCTATTATTCGTATTCGCGAAACGACTTCGACGCCCGCTTCGGTCGCTTTGTCGCCGCAAGCGGAACGAGAGCCGACCGCACCGCCGAGACGCTATCGGTCATGCTTGAGGTGATCGGCGGAATGGACCGCGTTTCCAACGACGAATTGAAGCTTGCCACCGACTCCATCGTCAACTCTCTCGTTTTTGAATACGACAACCCGGGGCGCCTGCTTGCTCAGGAGATCCGCTTTCGCATGCATCGTCTTCCCGAGAACTATCTTGGTAAATTTCAGGATCATATGAATCGTGTGACCACCGCCGATGTGAAACGCGTCTTCGCAAAGCATGTCGATCCGTCGCAGATGTGGATCGTCGTCGTCGGCCCCGAATCTCTCAAGGCCGATCTTGAGAAGATACGCCCCGTTGTCGTCATCGATCCCGAGGAATCGCCCTTAAAGTAA
- a CDS encoding MBL fold metallo-hydrolase: protein MKLSEYSYKNFQFLGNSEGGTHTCIALPQYRLLFDTGVGSARLTEYPLILLSHGHLDHASGLAYLISQRSLRKLAPPEIYVPPEVYEPLTQIMKLWGDIEDYHSQFHLHAVDYDRHYPLKGNQFFRAIRSSHRVPSNGYSIVEKVLKLKPEHLNLPGKEIARRKATGENLFNETYQPIITFSGDTTIEFVTENEIVQKSRILFLECTYICEKRQTARAREWGHIHLDEIVANAEAFREVEKLFLIHFSPRYGRREVEETLKRKLPDWLYARTTPFLTLRDAEA from the coding sequence ATGAAGCTAAGCGAGTATTCTTACAAGAACTTTCAATTCCTCGGCAACTCAGAGGGCGGCACACATACGTGTATCGCCCTTCCGCAGTATCGCCTGCTTTTCGATACCGGAGTCGGATCGGCCCGGTTAACGGAGTATCCGCTGATTCTTCTCAGCCACGGACATCTTGACCATGCCTCGGGGCTGGCCTATCTGATTTCACAGCGCTCGCTGCGCAAGCTGGCCCCGCCTGAAATCTATGTACCGCCCGAGGTGTATGAGCCGCTGACGCAGATCATGAAGCTCTGGGGCGATATTGAGGACTATCATTCGCAGTTTCATCTGCATGCCGTAGATTACGACCGTCATTATCCATTAAAGGGAAATCAGTTCTTTCGCGCGATTCGCAGCAGCCATCGCGTTCCCTCAAACGGATACTCCATCGTCGAGAAGGTGCTGAAGCTGAAGCCCGAGCATCTGAATCTGCCCGGTAAAGAGATCGCACGACGCAAGGCGACAGGCGAGAATCTCTTTAACGAGACCTACCAACCCATCATCACGTTTTCAGGGGATACGACGATCGAGTTCGTCACCGAGAACGAGATAGTACAGAAATCGCGCATCCTCTTTCTGGAGTGCACGTATATCTGCGAGAAGCGCCAGACGGCACGGGCCCGCGAATGGGGGCACATCCACCTTGACGAGATCGTCGCCAACGCCGAGGCCTTTCGCGAAGTGGAGAAGCTCTTCCTGATTCATTTCTCGCCGCGCTACGGACGGCGTGAGGTCGAAGAGACGCTGAAACGCAAGCTGCCCGACTGGTTATACGCACGCACAACTCCGTTTCTTACGCTTCGCGACGCCGAGGCCTGA
- the hisA gene encoding 1-(5-phosphoribosyl)-5-[(5-phosphoribosylamino)methylideneamino]imidazole-4-carboxamide isomerase, producing MSLPSQKKTEIMPAIDLLDGNVVRLYKGRYDESTVYKTTPGDMVRRFIEEGARRIHVVDLNAARSGDIAVNRDARNEILLAAEGKADLEIGGGIRDAQTAGEYLLSGFRYVIIGTAAVKNPVFLREMIDTYGPSRILVGVDAESGIVRVSGWEEDSGLKLDDYLKRLIDHHVQEIIFTDISTDGTLAGPPVATMRDILERYPFRLVASGGVSSIDDIRALLDINTSGRLVGIITGKAIYENRLDLREAIAATEA from the coding sequence ATGTCTCTTCCCTCGCAAAAGAAAACTGAAATCATGCCTGCCATCGACCTGCTCGATGGCAACGTTGTCCGTCTCTATAAAGGACGATATGATGAATCGACGGTGTATAAAACGACGCCCGGCGATATGGTGCGACGATTTATCGAAGAGGGGGCCCGCCGCATCCATGTCGTCGATCTGAACGCAGCCCGCAGCGGCGATATTGCCGTGAATCGAGATGCTCGCAACGAGATCCTTCTTGCCGCCGAGGGCAAGGCCGATCTTGAGATTGGCGGCGGTATTCGCGACGCACAGACCGCGGGCGAGTATCTGTTAAGCGGATTCCGCTACGTTATTATAGGCACGGCAGCCGTGAAGAATCCGGTCTTCTTGCGAGAGATGATCGATACGTATGGGCCCTCGCGCATCCTTGTCGGCGTCGATGCCGAATCGGGCATCGTTCGCGTAAGCGGATGGGAGGAGGATTCCGGACTGAAGCTCGACGATTATCTGAAACGTCTCATCGACCATCATGTGCAGGAGATCATCTTCACCGACATCTCGACTGACGGCACGCTCGCCGGGCCTCCGGTAGCGACGATGCGCGACATACTGGAGCGTTATCCGTTCCGGCTTGTGGCCTCGGGCGGAGTTTCGTCGATCGACGATATTCGGGCGCTGCTCGATATCAATACATCGGGCCGCCTTGTCGGCATCATCACCGGTAAGGCGATCTACGAGAATCGTCTTGATCTTCGCGAGGCCATCGCGGCGACAGAGGCCTGA
- the hisH gene encoding imidazole glycerol phosphate synthase subunit HisH — MIAVLDYGMGNIHSIVKALRLFHDDVQFTADANALKSCRALVLPGDGHFTAAMNHLRGYREEILREHVAQNKPLLGICIGFQVLFDNSDETDGAPGLVPGLGLVKGEVRRFRFDDPALRVPHMGWNTLTSVGGGPDYLNHSMYFIHSYRPQNTDPADTVTTTQYGSDRFASTVRKGSILATQYHPEKSDAAGLRLLKDWVTTI, encoded by the coding sequence ATGATCGCCGTTCTTGATTACGGGATGGGGAACATCCACTCCATCGTGAAGGCGCTGCGCCTGTTTCACGACGATGTGCAGTTTACGGCCGATGCGAATGCGCTGAAATCCTGCCGTGCCCTTGTGCTGCCCGGCGACGGACATTTTACGGCGGCGATGAATCATCTGCGCGGATACCGCGAGGAGATCTTACGAGAGCACGTCGCTCAGAATAAGCCTCTGCTCGGTATCTGCATCGGCTTTCAGGTGCTCTTTGATAACTCCGATGAGACCGATGGCGCTCCCGGCCTTGTACCCGGCCTCGGTCTTGTGAAAGGCGAGGTGCGTCGCTTTCGCTTTGATGACCCGGCGCTTCGCGTGCCGCATATGGGATGGAATACGCTGACGTCCGTTGGCGGAGGGCCCGATTATCTGAACCATTCGATGTACTTTATACATTCGTACAGGCCGCAGAATACCGACCCGGCCGATACGGTGACGACGACGCAGTACGGCTCCGATCGCTTTGCGTCAACGGTGCGCAAGGGCTCGATTCTCGCCACGCAGTATCATCCCGAGAAATCCGACGCGGCGGGATTGCGCCTTCTAAAAGACTGGGTTACGACGATCTGA